One window from the genome of Dermacentor silvarum isolate Dsil-2018 chromosome 7, BIME_Dsil_1.4, whole genome shotgun sequence encodes:
- the LOC119459616 gene encoding sulfotransferase 2A8, whose product MDDELYQEFEGLRILDLYHEESLSSAIRYNPQDGDVILVTYPKSGSNWTQFILWNILTRGKQPDDVGEFGLLSPFLEVTGAGVAEHPAKIGPIATHLPYNVLKPVDHAKYVYVARNPYDCAVSLYHFVKGLTPTTYTDVSFEKFLSLFLTGKAFYGDYFDHVLPWYEHRHKSNILFITYEQLKADTGGMIQKIADFLGDEHGASLRNDDTILPRILDNCSIESMRAFLTDAVVDRLKKIAKVASEKQYKSFKLFEKPHQANVQMHEGGGFVRKGIVGDWKNYFTPEQVERTKMWITAKAGKSDFMSLWDDLCLP is encoded by the exons ATGGACGATGAACTGTACCAGGAATTCGAAGGACTGCGAATTTTGGATCTGTACCACGAGGAATCGCTCAGCTCGGCGATAAGATATAATCCTCAAGACGGAGACGTCATTCTCGTGACGTACCCGAAGAGTGGCTCCAACTGGACGCAGTTCATCCTTTGGAACATACTGACACGGGGGAAGCAACCTGATGACGTCGGTGAATTCGGCCTGCTATCTCCGTTCCTTGAAGTGACTGGAGCGGGGGTAGCGGAACACCCAGCGAAGATTGGCCCCATAGCCACTCACCTGCCTTACAATGTCTTGAAACCGGTGGACCACGCAAAGTACGTCTACGTCGCCCGGAATCCTTATGACTGCGCCGTCTCTTTGTACCACTTCGTCAAGGGACTCACACCGACGACATACACGGACGTTTCTTTCGAAAAGTTCCTCTCATTGTTCCTCACAGGAAAG GCATTTTATGGTGACTACTTCGACCACGTTCTACCATGGTACGAACACAGACACAAGTCCAACATCCTATTCATCACGTACGAACAGCTCAAGGCCGACACAGGAGGAATGATTCAAAAGATCGCGGATTTCCTTGGTGACGAACACGGCGCCAGCCTGCGCAATGACGACACTATCCTTCCAAGAATATTGGATAACTGCAGTATAGAGAGCATGAGGGCTTTCTTGACGGACGCAGTAGTAGACAGGCTGAAGAAAATCGCCAAGGTAGCATCAGAGAAGCAATATAAATCCTTCAAGTTATTCGAGAAGCCACATCAGGCGAACGTACAAATGCATGAGGGTGGTGGCTTTGTTCGCAAAGGAATAGTGGGGGACTGGAAAAATTACTTTACACCAGAACAGGTGGAACGCACGAAGATGTGGATCACGGCAAAGGCTGGAAAAAGTGACTTCATGTCACTTTGGGATGACTTGTGCCTGCCATAA